A section of the Prochlorococcus marinus XMU1402 genome encodes:
- the coaD gene encoding pantetheine-phosphate adenylyltransferase, with protein MKILYPGTFDPLTNGHLDLIERAEKIFGNLVVAVLENTSKTPTFNLERRIIQIKNSLSHLPNIEVISYSGLTVDCANDLKANLILRGLRAMSDFEYELQIAHTNKSLNNDIETIFLSTNTNYSFLSSSLVKEVAKFGGEINHMVPPSVEKDLKDYFK; from the coding sequence ATGAAAATTCTTTATCCAGGTACATTTGATCCTTTAACAAATGGGCATCTTGATTTAATAGAAAGGGCTGAAAAAATATTTGGCAATCTAGTAGTTGCTGTTTTAGAAAATACCTCTAAAACACCAACATTTAATCTTGAAAGAAGAATAATACAAATAAAAAATTCTCTTTCTCATTTACCTAATATTGAAGTTATTTCTTATTCTGGTCTAACTGTTGATTGTGCAAATGATCTAAAAGCTAATCTTATTCTCAGAGGCTTAAGAGCAATGAGTGATTTTGAGTATGAACTACAGATTGCTCATACAAATAAATCACTTAATAATGATATTGAAACTATATTTTTATCGACAAATACAAATTATAGTTTTCTTAGTAGTTCTTTAGTAAAAGAAGTTGCAAAATTTGGTGGTGAAATTAATCACATGGTACCCCCCTCTGTTGAGAAGGATTTAAAAGA